A window of the Pungitius pungitius chromosome 3, fPunPun2.1, whole genome shotgun sequence genome harbors these coding sequences:
- the rps3 gene encoding 40S ribosomal protein S3, translating to MAVQISKKRKFVADGIFKAELNEFLTRELAEDGYSGVEVRVTPTRTEIIILATRTQNVLGEKGRRIRELTAVVQKRFGFPEGSVELYAEKVATRGLCAIAQAESLRYKLLGGLAVRRACYGVLRFIMESGAKGCEVVVSGKLRGQRAKSMKFVDGLMIHSGDPVNYYVDTAVRHVLLRQGVLGIKVKIMLPWDPSGKIGPKKPLPDHVSIVEPKEEQLPTTPTSEQKGAKPEAPPMPQGTPVPTA from the exons ATGGCGGTGCAAATCTCAAAGAAGAGGAAG TTCGTTGCAGACGGTATCTTTAAGGCCGAGCTGAACGAGTTCCTGACACGAGAGCTTGCTGAGGATGGCTACTCCGGTGTGGAGGTGCGTGTGACACCGACCAGGACTGAGATCATCATCCTGGCTACAAG GACCCAGAATGTTCTTGGTGAAAAGGGTCGTCGGATCAGAGAGCTGACCGCTGTGGTCCAGAAGAGGTTTGGCTTCCCCGAGGGCAGCGTTGAG CTGTATGCTGAGAAGGTTGCCACTCGTGGGCTATGTGCCATTGCTCAGGCAGAGTCTCTGCGCTACAAGCTGTTGGGAGGCCTGGCTGTGCGTAG GGCATGCTATGGTGTTCTGAGGTTCATCATGGAGAGCGGCGCCAAGGGCTGCGAGGTTGTGGTGTCCGGCAAGCTGAGGGGTCAGAGGGCCAAGTCCATGAAGTTTGTGGATGGTCTGATGATCCACAGCGGAGACCCAGTCAACTACTACGTTGACACAGCCGTCCGCCACGTCCTGCTGAGACAAG GTGTGCTCGGCATCAAGGTTAAAATCATGCTGCCATGGGACCCCAGTGGTAAGATTGGTCCCAAAAAGCCCCTGCCCGACCACGTCAGCATTGTGGAGCCCAAGGAGGAGCAGCTGCCCACCACCCCCACATCTGAGCAGAAGGGGGCCAAGCCAGAGGCACCTCCCATGCCCCAAGGAACACCTGTACCCACTGCTTAA